Genomic window (uncultured Campylobacter sp.):
ATCTTTAAAGCTCCAAGCGTAATGCTAGCAAAAGAAGAAAATTTAAAACTAAGCGCTGCAAATTTACTAAAAGGGCGCGTTATCGAGGCTAAAATCGGCTCCGTAAACGCCGAAATCGTGCTAGAAATCAGCAATCATCAGACGATAACCTCTATCATCACCAAAGAAAGCGCGATGCAAATGCGCATAGGCGTGGGCGACGAGCTCACCGCTATAATCAAAGCAAGTCAGATCATAATAGGAGTATAAAAATGAAAAAAACATTTTTTTCGTTAGTCGTCGCGGCCATAGCCGCTTTTCATCTAAACGCGGGCGAGATCAACGTATTTGCCGCAGCAAACGTCACTTACGCGTTTGACGAGCTAAAAACGGAGTTTGCCAAATCAAATCCCGACACCAAAGTAACCGTCACGCTAGGAGCTAGCGGCGCGCTATCTACCCAGGTCAAAAACGGCGCTCCGGCAGATATTTTCATGGCTGCGAATATGAAATTCGTAGAGGATCTATACGATACTAAATTTGCCGTAACCAAGCCCGTAGTATACGCTCAGGGTGCACTTGCGCTATTTACGATCAGAGATATCGATCTAGCTAAGGGTATAAACGCGGTAGAAGGCCTAAAAGCCATCGCGATCGCAAACCCCGAAACCGCTCCGTACGGCAAAGCTAGCGTCGAAGCTCTAAAAAAAGCGGGTATCTACGATAAAGTCGAGAAAAACATCATCCTAGCAAAATCTATCGGCGAAGCTTTGAGCCAAGCTCTAAGCGCTGCTGATGTAGGATTTATCGCGGCTTCTGCGATGTACGATAAAAAAATGGCCGAGTACAAAGAGGGTAAAAACTTCATCCTTATAGATCCCGCGCTTTACACCCCGATCGACCAAGGCATGGTTATCCTAAAACACGGCGAAAACAATCCTGAAGCAAAAGCTTTCTACGACTTCATCAGAAGCGACCGCGCGAAGGAAATCTTTAGAAAATTCGGATACAACATCTAAATGATAAAGGCTAAAATTTCGGCGATAGAGCAAAATGACGGCGTTAGCGTTTTTGAGTTTAGCGCCGAAAATTTAAGCCTAAAAATGCTCTCTTTGGAAAATCTGCAAAATTTAAAAATTGGCGACGAAGTTCGGCTAGGCTTTAAAAGCTCGGACGTATTCGTCGCTACTTCCCCGCTTTTAAACTGCTCGGTCTCAAACGAGATAAAAGCGCAAATTTCAGATATCGAGCAAGGGCAAATCACGAGCTCGCTGCATCT
Coding sequences:
- a CDS encoding TOBE domain-containing protein yields the protein MIKAKISAIEQNDGVSVFEFSAENLSLKMLSLENLQNLKIGDEVRLGFKSSDVFVATSPLLNCSVSNEIKAQISDIEQGQITSSLHLNAGKFEFESIISTSSLKRLNLAPGNQIYAYVKATSLYIA
- the modA gene encoding molybdate ABC transporter substrate-binding protein, translated to MKKTFFSLVVAAIAAFHLNAGEINVFAAANVTYAFDELKTEFAKSNPDTKVTVTLGASGALSTQVKNGAPADIFMAANMKFVEDLYDTKFAVTKPVVYAQGALALFTIRDIDLAKGINAVEGLKAIAIANPETAPYGKASVEALKKAGIYDKVEKNIILAKSIGEALSQALSAADVGFIAASAMYDKKMAEYKEGKNFILIDPALYTPIDQGMVILKHGENNPEAKAFYDFIRSDRAKEIFRKFGYNI